The DNA sequence ATCCAGCAGGCGCTGGGCATTCCCGTTCAGATCGTGGGGCTCGGGGAAAAGCTGGAGGACATCGGCGACTTCGACCCCAAGAACTTCGTTCGCGGGCTGTTCGGGGCTTCGGCTTCGGCAGACTGAGCCGCTCCGGTTCTTCGTCGCTCACCCGTGCTAAAATGTGTCCTCGCCTCGGGGACGTGGCGAAATTGGCAGACGCGCGGGTTTTAGGTACCCGTACTTCGGTGTGTGGGTTCGAGTCCCACCGTCCCCACTGGCAGGTCACCCCAGCGTGCGTGCAGGGCGTGCCTGCAGCTTCGGTTTTGTCGGGGCCCCCACGCGGGCCCCTCCAGCGGACACAGGAGACACCGTCATGCCTTCATACTGCCCACCCGTCGTGACCCTGCGCGGCCTGCTGGCCGCTGCGCTGGTGTGTGCCACCACGCTGACGCTCGGAAATTCACCTGCGTCGGCGCGCACGGTGGCGGCTGACGCGACACCTCGGGCCGCCACGCTGCAAGAGGTGGAGAAGGCCGCGGGCCACAAGGTGGTCAAAGGCACCACCGTCGTGTTGCAGACCAGCAAGGGCAAGATCGAGATCGTGATGTTTCCCAAGGAAGCGCCCAAGACCGTCGCCAACTTCCTGAAGCTGGTCAAGAGTGGTTTCTACAACAACACCACTTTCCACCGCGTCATTCCGGGCTTCGTCTCGCAGGGCGGCGACCCGCTGTCAAAGACCCTCAAGCCTGGCGATGGGCGCATCGGCACAGGTGACCCCGGCTACAAGATCGAGGACGAGCACGGCAACGGCCTGAAGCACATTCCCGGCGCGGTCGCGATGGCGCACTCGGCCATGCCCAACTCGGCGGGTTGCCAGTTCTACATCACCCACGCACCGATCACCCATCTGGACGGCGGTTACACGATTTTTGGGCACGTGACCAAGGGCTTCGAACTGGCCGCTTCGATGGCGCACTGTGAAGGCTGCGCCACGCCGGAGCGGATCATCAAGGCCTCGGTGCGCTAGGAATCCACTGCCATGCCACTTTCTCCGCAGGCTCTGAACTTCGGCAACTTGCCCCCGGAGTGCAGCGATCCGGACCATGCCAAGGTCTGCGTCGTGCCGTTCCCCTACGAGGCCACCACCAGCTACCGCGGTGGCACCAAGGACGGCCCCGCCGCCTTGCTCATGGCTTCGGCTCAGGTGGAGCTGTATGACGACGAACTCGACTGGTCGCCCTACGAGGTCGGCATCGCCACCACGGCGACGCTCTGGCCCTCGCGGGAGAATTACGACGCTCCGATGCGGCAACTGGAGGGCGTGGTCGATGCGGCGCTGGAGCGCGGCATGTTTCCGATCGTGCTGGGTGGCGAGCACGCCATCACGGTGGGGTCGGTGAGGGCGGCACTGAAGCGCTGGCCTGACCTGGCCGTGCTGCAGATCGACGCCCACGCCGACCTGCGGCAGGCCTACGAGGACACGCCGCATTCCCACGCCAGCGCCATGGCGCGCCTGGTCGATCTGGGTGTGCCGCTCGTCCAGGTGGGAATCCGCAACATTTCGGCCGAAGAGATGGCCTGGTGGCGTGAAAAGCAGCCTTCCACCATCTTCTGGGCCCGGGACTACTGCCGGGGGCGCCAGGGGCCGGCCGAGGTCTTGGCGGCGCTGGGCGATCGCCCGGTCTTCCTCACGATCGACCTGGATGGCCTCGACCCGGCCGTGATTCCCGGCGTCGGCACGCCCGAACCTGGGGGACTTGGCTGGTGGGAGACCCTCGACCTGCTGCGCACCCTGTTCCGGAGCAAGCAGGTGGTGGGCTGTGACGTCGTGGAACTGGCCCCGATCGCCGGTGAGAATGTCTCCGAGTTCGCTGCCGCCAAGCTCGTCTACAAGCTGATCGGCTACAAGTTCGAGGGTTCCCGCCCGCATGACTGACGGCCGTGACGCCGACGCGACAGCCCTCCCTGGCCTCGCTTTACGGGGCCTTCCGGCCGTCGGAAAGCTGGTCACCCATCCCCAACTCGCGCCCCTGGCGGGCGCGATCGGTCCCGCCGGCTTGCGCTGGGCGATCCGCGAGGCCATCCAGGC is a window from the Candidatus Sericytochromatia bacterium genome containing:
- a CDS encoding peptidylprolyl isomerase is translated as MPSYCPPVVTLRGLLAAALVCATTLTLGNSPASARTVAADATPRAATLQEVEKAAGHKVVKGTTVVLQTSKGKIEIVMFPKEAPKTVANFLKLVKSGFYNNTTFHRVIPGFVSQGGDPLSKTLKPGDGRIGTGDPGYKIEDEHGNGLKHIPGAVAMAHSAMPNSAGCQFYITHAPITHLDGGYTIFGHVTKGFELAASMAHCEGCATPERIIKASVR
- the speB gene encoding agmatinase; the encoded protein is MPLSPQALNFGNLPPECSDPDHAKVCVVPFPYEATTSYRGGTKDGPAALLMASAQVELYDDELDWSPYEVGIATTATLWPSRENYDAPMRQLEGVVDAALERGMFPIVLGGEHAITVGSVRAALKRWPDLAVLQIDAHADLRQAYEDTPHSHASAMARLVDLGVPLVQVGIRNISAEEMAWWREKQPSTIFWARDYCRGRQGPAEVLAALGDRPVFLTIDLDGLDPAVIPGVGTPEPGGLGWWETLDLLRTLFRSKQVVGCDVVELAPIAGENVSEFAAAKLVYKLIGYKFEGSRPHD